A single window of Arcobacter venerupis DNA harbors:
- a CDS encoding tetratricopeptide repeat protein, translated as MDNIILEYRDPLFGIIFLVALIFIISFITYSFSIYKEKVAREDYRKLSVRFELGKLKEDDYVHLYKTYNLPFDSILLLASTFLHKGDYNKAISVYLTLLEHVNDRVKKEELLELLGTTYFKGGFLQRSKEIFLRILKFSPRNSNALTYLLLVYEKLKDYNKAKEITLCLEELDKDVNIDKVYLDSLIILNDSVLSYERRTELLYEIFKDNKIIERIFASFLIQFNKTFFWEHIKEFDCSKYLDVMWYLNSNDIDFEKVVQNEFLIELYNAKGYLNTLKHSNDFDFDILILLNKHEHKIKASLDFEFICSSCKHSHPIFDTRCPHCHNILTLNVKHRLTKSFYTSNQSLQ; from the coding sequence TTGGATAATATAATATTAGAATATCGAGACCCATTATTTGGAATAATATTCCTTGTAGCACTAATATTCATCATATCTTTTATAACTTACTCTTTTAGTATTTATAAAGAAAAAGTTGCCAGAGAAGATTATAGAAAACTATCTGTAAGATTTGAATTGGGGAAATTAAAAGAAGATGATTATGTTCATTTATACAAAACATACAATCTACCATTTGATTCAATACTACTTTTAGCTTCAACTTTTTTACATAAAGGTGATTATAACAAAGCTATTTCTGTGTATCTTACCCTACTTGAACATGTAAATGATCGGGTAAAAAAAGAAGAACTACTTGAACTTTTAGGAACTACTTATTTCAAAGGTGGTTTTTTACAAAGATCAAAAGAGATATTTTTAAGAATTCTAAAATTTTCTCCAAGAAATAGTAATGCTTTAACTTATCTTTTATTAGTTTATGAAAAATTAAAAGATTATAATAAAGCGAAAGAAATAACATTATGTTTAGAAGAACTAGACAAAGATGTAAATATTGATAAAGTTTATTTAGATTCATTAATTATTTTAAATGATTCAGTATTATCTTATGAAAGAAGAACTGAACTTTTATATGAAATTTTTAAAGATAATAAAATTATAGAAAGAATATTTGCTTCATTTTTAATCCAATTTAATAAAACATTTTTTTGGGAGCATATTAAAGAATTTGATTGTTCAAAATACTTAGATGTAATGTGGTATTTAAACTCAAATGATATAGATTTTGAGAAAGTTGTTCAAAATGAATTTTTAATTGAATTATATAATGCAAAGGGATATTTAAATACTTTAAAACATAGCAATGATTTTGATTTTGATATTTTGATACTATTAAATAAACATGAACATAAAATAAAAGCTTCATTAGATTTTGAATTTATATGTTCATCATGTAAACATTCTCATCCTATTTTTGATACTAGATGTCCACATTGTCATAATATTTTAACATTAAATGTGAAACATAGATTAACTAAATCTTTTTATACTAGCAATCAATCTTTACAATAA
- a CDS encoding 5'-nucleotidase, with protein MGYDLNKKLVIAISSRALFNLEDENKIFEEKGLDEYYKYQIENEDLLPKKGTGFRLVRNLLRINEDFPDDKQVEVIIMSRNNSATSLRITKSIEKYKLDIQRSAWSGGNDISKYLKPFKVDLFLSANEQDVQNAINEGIAAARILPYDEIEDENSNQVKIAFDGDAVLFSEESEIIYKKNGLEAFLEYEKQNALNAMQSGPFAQLLKLISNIQAKYPHEQTPIRTALITARNSPAHERVIRTLSQWNVRLDEAFFLGGVDKYEVVKAFGADIFFDDQDVHLETTSKIAPSAKVPYKKGSELNNINK; from the coding sequence TTGGGATATGATTTAAATAAAAAGTTAGTAATTGCTATTTCATCAAGGGCTTTATTTAATCTTGAAGATGAAAATAAAATCTTTGAAGAGAAAGGACTTGATGAATATTATAAATATCAAATTGAAAATGAAGACTTATTACCAAAAAAAGGTACTGGTTTTAGACTTGTAAGAAATCTTTTAAGAATAAATGAAGATTTTCCAGATGACAAACAAGTTGAAGTTATAATTATGTCAAGAAATAACTCTGCTACTAGTCTTAGAATTACAAAATCAATTGAAAAATACAAACTGGATATTCAACGTTCCGCGTGGAGTGGAGGAAATGATATTTCAAAATATTTGAAACCTTTTAAAGTAGATCTGTTTTTATCTGCAAATGAACAAGATGTTCAAAATGCGATAAATGAGGGAATTGCAGCTGCGAGGATTTTACCCTATGATGAAATAGAAGATGAAAATTCGAATCAAGTTAAAATTGCTTTTGATGGTGATGCTGTTCTATTTTCAGAAGAATCAGAAATTATCTATAAAAAAAATGGTTTAGAAGCTTTTTTAGAGTATGAAAAACAAAATGCTCTAAATGCTATGCAAAGTGGACCATTCGCTCAATTATTAAAATTAATTTCAAATATTCAAGCAAAATATCCACATGAACAAACACCAATTAGAACAGCTTTAATAACAGCAAGAAATTCGCCAGCTCACGAAAGGGTAATAAGAACATTATCCCAATGGAATGTAAGACTTGACGAAGCATTTTTTCTAGGTGGAGTTGATAAATATGAAGTTGTAAAAGCTTTTGGTGCCGATATATTTTTTGATGATCAAGATGTACATCTTGAAACTACTTCAAAGATAGCACCAAGTGCAAAAGTTCCCTATAAAAAAGGTTCTGAATTAAATAACATTAATAAATAG
- a CDS encoding D-alanyl-D-alanine carboxypeptidase family protein: MKFLFILLCFVFIPTLGFSNSSDVFHKIEKDLDSIIIKDLNNKKLIFSKDENLKLRPASLTKIMTAMLAIESGKMNSVVTITAEMKKVEPTIANLQVGEKFYLKDLVHAALIKSANDAANSIAIYLGKGNKELFVNMMNIKAKKLGMKNTNFTNPCGFDIGNHKTTAKDLMILTEYAIKNPTFNSIVKMDKYSFTAINTNKRYFVSSSNKLLRDDPYVVGVKTGYTNKAGACLIARAKKGKQDILMVMLNAHNRWPNAKRALDSIIN; the protein is encoded by the coding sequence ATGAAATTTCTTTTTATTCTTTTATGTTTTGTGTTTATTCCTACTCTAGGATTCTCTAATAGTTCAGATGTTTTTCACAAAATTGAAAAAGATTTGGATTCCATAATAATAAAAGATTTAAATAATAAGAAATTAATATTTAGCAAGGATGAAAATTTAAAGCTTAGACCTGCAAGTTTAACAAAAATTATGACAGCAATGCTTGCCATTGAGAGTGGGAAAATGAATAGTGTAGTTACTATTACAGCAGAGATGAAAAAAGTTGAACCAACAATTGCAAATCTTCAAGTTGGAGAAAAGTTTTATTTAAAAGATTTAGTTCATGCAGCACTTATTAAATCTGCAAACGATGCAGCAAATTCAATAGCTATTTATCTTGGCAAAGGGAATAAAGAGTTATTTGTAAATATGATGAATATAAAAGCAAAAAAACTCGGTATGAAAAATACAAACTTTACTAATCCTTGTGGTTTTGATATTGGAAATCACAAAACAACTGCAAAAGATTTAATGATACTTACTGAATATGCTATAAAAAATCCAACATTTAACTCTATTGTAAAAATGGATAAATACTCTTTCACGGCAATTAATACTAATAAAAGATATTTTGTTAGTTCAAGTAATAAATTATTAAGAGATGACCCTTATGTTGTTGGTGTTAAAACAGGTTATACAAACAAAGCGGGAGCTTGCTTGATAGCAAGAGCAAAAAAAGGTAAACAAGATATTTTAATGGTTATGTTAAATGCCCATAACAGATGGCCAAATGCTAAAAGAGCATTAGATTCAATCATAAATTAA
- the yidC gene encoding membrane protein insertase YidC produces the protein MNNMNQNNGMQKRMLIMTLIVFVFFIAYEFLVLKPQQEAKAALAKQEQTQKQNVAPDVNSVDTKMVSTDVNGNPVDMSNSTDALSSKSIATSQIVSTIKTAKSTIEIDTLGRVAQVTLVEEKYKDENANQIKLFESNQLRPLEVRFADANINADAFKVNVVASLANVDATTSSQELVLTQTLNGTVLTKKLTFYPDGHYDLNVSTTNEKQFFITNGFRPNVLADMYAVHGFISKLNDNTLKTIEDGKLDKNENIIGAKFLSSFDRYYTTVIYNFEKSLSITLMPDTKSNPQGFIHGGSDVTFSGFIGPKNHRDLAALNPELIDVIDYGWFTFIAKPMFLLLQFIQGYVGNWGWTIVILTILIKLVLFPLSFKGMVSMQKLKDLAPKMKEIQAKYKDDKQKQSMHMMELYKKHGANPMGGCLPLILQIPVFFAIYRVLLNAIELKGAPWMFWVHDLAEMDPYFVLPVLMGATMYLQQKITPNTMQDEMQKKIFQFLPVVFTFFFLWFPAGLTLYWFINNLFTIGQQYYINSVFERKRAEKN, from the coding sequence ATGAACAACATGAATCAAAATAACGGTATGCAAAAACGAATGTTAATTATGACATTAATAGTATTTGTATTTTTTATAGCTTATGAGTTTTTGGTTTTAAAACCACAACAAGAAGCAAAAGCAGCTCTTGCAAAACAAGAACAAACACAAAAACAAAATGTTGCACCTGATGTGAATTCAGTTGATACAAAAATGGTTTCAACTGATGTTAATGGTAACCCAGTTGATATGTCAAATTCTACTGATGCTTTATCATCTAAATCAATAGCAACTTCACAAATTGTTTCTACAATTAAAACTGCTAAAAGTACAATAGAAATTGATACTTTAGGTAGAGTAGCACAAGTTACTTTAGTTGAAGAGAAATATAAAGATGAAAATGCTAATCAGATTAAATTATTTGAATCAAACCAATTAAGACCACTTGAAGTTAGATTTGCAGATGCAAATATAAATGCAGATGCTTTTAAAGTTAATGTAGTTGCAAGTTTAGCAAATGTTGATGCAACAACATCATCACAAGAACTTGTATTAACTCAGACTCTAAATGGAACTGTTTTAACAAAAAAATTAACTTTTTATCCTGATGGACATTATGATTTAAATGTTAGTACTACAAATGAAAAACAATTTTTTATTACAAATGGTTTTAGACCAAATGTTTTAGCTGATATGTATGCTGTTCATGGATTTATTTCAAAACTTAATGATAACACTTTAAAAACAATTGAAGATGGTAAATTAGATAAAAATGAAAATATTATTGGAGCAAAATTTTTATCAAGTTTTGATAGATACTATACAACTGTTATTTATAATTTTGAAAAATCATTAAGCATAACTTTAATGCCAGATACAAAATCTAATCCTCAAGGATTTATTCATGGAGGAAGTGATGTAACTTTTTCAGGATTTATTGGACCCAAAAATCATAGAGATTTAGCAGCTCTAAACCCAGAATTAATTGATGTAATTGATTATGGTTGGTTTACATTTATTGCAAAACCTATGTTCTTATTATTACAATTTATACAAGGTTATGTTGGAAACTGGGGTTGGACAATTGTTATTTTAACAATTTTGATTAAATTAGTACTTTTCCCTTTATCATTCAAAGGAATGGTATCAATGCAAAAGTTAAAAGATTTAGCTCCTAAAATGAAAGAGATTCAAGCTAAATATAAAGATGATAAACAAAAACAATCTATGCATATGATGGAACTTTATAAAAAACATGGTGCAAATCCAATGGGTGGATGTTTACCATTAATTCTACAAATTCCAGTATTCTTTGCTATATATAGAGTTTTATTGAATGCGATTGAATTAAAAGGTGCACCTTGGATGTTCTGGGTACATGACTTAGCTGAAATGGATCCATATTTTGTATTGCCAGTTTTAATGGGTGCAACAATGTATTTACAACAAAAAATTACACCAAATACAATGCAAGATGAAATGCAAAAGAAAATATTCCAATTTTTACCAGTCGTTTTCACATTCTTCTTCTTGTGGTTCCCAGCAGGACTTACATTGTACTGGTTTATAAATAATTTATTTACTATCGGTCAACAATACTATATTAATAGTGTATTCGAAAGAAAAAGAGCTGAAAAAAATTAG
- the mnmE gene encoding tRNA uridine-5-carboxymethylaminomethyl(34) synthesis GTPase MnmE, producing the protein MFDDATIVAIATANGIGSISIVRISGVNALEIATKISKKIAFQPRLATLSSLYDINNEVIDEALVIYFKAPFSFTGEDVIEFQCHGGVAIANMLINEAINHGARIANPGEFSKRAFFNNKMDLTKAEAISKIIEARSEDAVKLLARQLKGELTSFVNEIREDLLFMLAYTEVSIDYAEDDLPNDIFVQIKSKMEKILVKLSNTLEASRRREGMLDGFKVAIIGKPNVGKSSLLNKLLNYDRAIISDIAGTTRDTIEESVKIGTHIIKIVDTAGIRNASDVIEKIGIEKSIQAINEADIVIALFDNGKVCDDEDKKIIELIEENSSKEILTVLNKSDLENKFDKTKIDNFIELSTKDDINPLIKKIELILDSNTHSDEMTLISKRQIISVENTLYSINLSKNPLESGELEFFAHYIADALEQISSITRPYENDQMLDVMFGEFCLGK; encoded by the coding sequence TTGTTTGATGATGCTACAATTGTTGCAATTGCAACAGCCAATGGAATTGGCTCTATTTCAATAGTTAGAATTTCGGGAGTTAATGCTCTTGAAATTGCTACAAAAATTTCAAAAAAAATAGCTTTCCAACCAAGACTTGCAACTCTTTCTTCTTTGTATGATATAAATAATGAAGTAATAGATGAAGCTTTAGTTATTTATTTTAAAGCACCTTTTTCATTTACAGGTGAAGATGTTATTGAATTTCAATGTCATGGTGGAGTTGCAATTGCAAATATGCTTATAAATGAAGCAATAAATCATGGTGCTAGAATTGCAAATCCTGGTGAGTTTTCTAAACGAGCTTTTTTTAATAATAAAATGGATTTAACTAAAGCAGAAGCAATTTCAAAAATAATAGAAGCAAGAAGTGAAGATGCTGTAAAATTATTAGCAAGACAATTAAAAGGTGAATTAACGAGTTTTGTAAATGAAATTAGAGAAGATTTACTTTTTATGCTAGCTTACACTGAAGTTTCTATAGATTATGCTGAAGATGATTTACCAAATGATATTTTTGTGCAAATCAAAAGTAAGATGGAAAAAATTCTTGTTAAACTATCTAATACTTTAGAAGCAAGTAGAAGAAGAGAAGGTATGCTTGATGGCTTTAAAGTTGCAATCATTGGAAAACCAAATGTTGGTAAATCTTCACTTCTAAATAAACTTTTAAATTACGATAGAGCAATTATTTCTGATATTGCAGGAACAACAAGAGATACAATAGAAGAATCAGTAAAAATTGGTACACATATTATAAAAATTGTTGATACAGCAGGTATAAGAAATGCAAGTGATGTTATTGAGAAAATAGGAATTGAAAAATCTATTCAAGCTATAAATGAAGCAGATATTGTTATTGCCTTATTTGATAATGGAAAAGTTTGTGATGATGAAGATAAAAAGATTATTGAGTTAATAGAAGAGAATTCTAGTAAAGAGATTTTAACTGTTTTAAATAAATCAGATTTAGAAAATAAATTTGATAAAACAAAAATAGATAATTTTATTGAATTATCAACAAAAGATGATATAAATCCATTAATTAAAAAGATAGAGTTAATTTTAGATTCAAATACTCATAGTGATGAAATGACACTGATTTCAAAAAGACAGATTATTTCTGTCGAAAATACACTTTATAGTATAAATTTATCAAAAAATCCTTTAGAAAGTGGAGAGTTGGAATTTTTTGCTCATTATATTGCAGATGCATTAGAACAAATTTCATCAATTACAAGACCTTATGAAAATGACCAAATGTTAGATGTAATGTTTGGTGAGTTTTGTTTAGGTAAATAA
- the rnpA gene encoding ribonuclease P protein component, with amino-acid sequence MSCLNKEHRLNSSRDFNKLYKSGKRWHTTSFVAFFSSSTTLKAAFVTSKKVGNAVNRNKARRRMRALFASYEQQLVIGNYIFVAKITLHDKTFLELKKDFDFALKRLEVLK; translated from the coding sequence ATTAGCTGTTTAAATAAAGAACATCGACTTAATAGTTCGAGAGACTTTAACAAACTATATAAAAGCGGCAAAAGATGGCATACTACCAGCTTTGTCGCTTTTTTTAGTTCTAGCACTACACTAAAAGCTGCTTTTGTTACTTCCAAAAAAGTCGGAAATGCAGTAAATAGAAATAAAGCAAGAAGAAGAATGCGTGCTTTATTCGCTTCCTATGAACAACAATTAGTAATTGGTAATTATATATTTGTTGCAAAAATAACCTTACATGATAAAACTTTTTTAGAATTAAAAAAAGATTTTGACTTCGCATTAAAAAGATTAGAAGTCTTAAAATGA
- the yidD gene encoding membrane protein insertion efficiency factor YidD produces the protein MKTIFKYLIRFYQKYLTILAFGSCRYYPTCSQYALWQLDNNTFFKAIYFTITRILKCNQLFEGGFDYPIIKLKANQNINFEKIKIKYWYIPLKNGKYLVVKNREWKEKNEQHESK, from the coding sequence ATGAAAACAATTTTTAAATATTTAATACGATTTTATCAGAAATATTTAACAATTTTAGCTTTTGGATCATGTCGATATTACCCAACATGTTCTCAATATGCATTGTGGCAATTAGACAACAATACTTTTTTTAAGGCGATTTATTTTACAATAACGCGAATATTAAAGTGTAATCAACTTTTTGAAGGTGGATTTGACTATCCTATCATAAAGTTAAAAGCAAATCAAAATATCAATTTTGAAAAAATCAAAATAAAATATTGGTATATTCCATTGAAAAATGGTAAGTATTTAGTAGTAAAGAATCGGGAGTGGAAAGAAAAGAATGAACAACATGAATCAAAATAA
- the htpX gene encoding zinc metalloprotease HtpX, with product MEQIKTVFLLTFLTVLFVFIGYSFGGTNGMLIAFLLAGGMNFYAYYYSDQQVLKHYDATLLEDSKHPVYKITQKLTLKAGLPMPKVYLIPDHTPNAFATGRNYEHAAVAVTMGLYEMLNEKELEGVIAHELSHIKHYDILIGTIAAVFAGAIAMIANMMQFGAMFGGNNNRQGTNPIMMIAMAILLPLAASIIQMTVSRSREFMADEGSARMTGNPAGLQSALLKLENYARSGHQVHNATEQTAHMFIINPFSGLKSTLGTLFRTHPSTEDRIARLEELKKEIY from the coding sequence ATGGAACAAATTAAAACAGTTTTTTTACTTACTTTCCTTACGGTTTTATTTGTATTTATAGGTTACTCATTTGGTGGAACAAATGGGATGTTAATTGCATTTTTACTTGCAGGTGGTATGAACTTTTATGCTTATTATTATTCAGACCAACAAGTTTTAAAACATTATGATGCAACACTTCTTGAAGATTCAAAACATCCCGTATATAAAATTACACAGAAATTAACACTTAAAGCTGGTCTTCCTATGCCAAAAGTTTATTTGATCCCTGATCATACTCCAAATGCCTTTGCAACGGGAAGAAACTATGAACACGCTGCCGTTGCAGTTACAATGGGTTTATATGAAATGTTGAACGAAAAAGAGTTAGAAGGGGTTATTGCACATGAATTGTCTCATATAAAACATTATGATATTTTAATAGGAACAATTGCTGCTGTATTTGCAGGAGCAATTGCAATGATTGCAAATATGATGCAGTTTGGTGCTATGTTTGGAGGAAATAATAATAGGCAAGGAACAAATCCAATAATGATGATTGCAATGGCAATATTATTGCCTCTAGCTGCTTCAATTATTCAAATGACAGTCAGTAGAAGCAGAGAATTCATGGCAGATGAAGGATCCGCTAGAATGACAGGAAATCCAGCTGGTTTACAGTCTGCATTACTTAAATTAGAGAACTATGCAAGAAGTGGACACCAAGTACATAATGCAACTGAACAAACAGCACATATGTTTATTATTAATCCATTTTCAGGGTTAAAATCAACACTTGGTACATTGTTCAGAACACACCCTTCAACCGAAGATAGAATAGCTAGACTTGAAGAATTAAAAAAAGAGATTTATTAA
- the aroC gene encoding chorismate synthase has translation MNTFGHRFRFTTFGESHGKALGCIVDGVPAGIKIDEEFIQNEMNRRKPGQNKYATARKEGDVVEILSGVFEGFTTGTSISMIIFNENQKSSDYSNVKDLFRPGHADFTYFNKYGIRDYRGGGRSSARETAARVAAGAIAKLMLNELGIKVQSGICEINGINANNYDFSKVSESEIFALDFEVEQAQKDAILEAKNSHNSVGGIALINVKNVPIGLGEPLYFKLDSQIANAMMGINAVKAVEIGDGILSAKVKGYDNNDQIRKDGFKTNHSGGILGGISNGDDINVKVHFKATPSIFIQQETVDINNNEVDCQLKGRHDPCVAVRGSVVAESMMALVLADMVLLNMSSKMENVKKVYSK, from the coding sequence ATGAATACTTTTGGACATAGGTTTAGATTCACAACCTTTGGAGAATCACATGGAAAAGCTCTTGGGTGTATAGTTGATGGGGTTCCAGCTGGAATAAAAATTGATGAAGAATTTATTCAAAATGAAATGAATAGAAGAAAACCTGGACAAAACAAATATGCAACTGCTAGAAAAGAAGGTGATGTTGTAGAGATTCTTTCAGGAGTTTTTGAGGGCTTTACAACTGGAACTTCAATTTCTATGATTATTTTTAATGAAAATCAAAAAAGCAGTGATTACTCAAATGTAAAAGATTTATTCCGTCCTGGTCATGCTGATTTTACTTATTTTAATAAATATGGGATTAGAGATTATAGAGGTGGAGGAAGAAGCAGTGCAAGAGAAACAGCAGCAAGAGTTGCAGCAGGAGCAATTGCAAAACTTATGTTAAATGAACTTGGAATAAAAGTGCAAAGTGGTATTTGTGAAATAAATGGAATAAATGCCAATAATTACGATTTTTCAAAAGTTAGTGAATCTGAAATTTTTGCCCTTGATTTTGAAGTTGAACAAGCACAAAAAGATGCTATATTAGAAGCAAAAAACTCTCATAATAGTGTTGGTGGAATTGCTTTAATAAATGTAAAAAATGTTCCTATTGGACTGGGTGAACCACTGTATTTTAAACTTGATTCACAAATTGCAAATGCAATGATGGGAATAAATGCTGTAAAAGCTGTAGAGATTGGTGATGGAATATTATCAGCAAAAGTAAAAGGTTATGATAATAATGACCAAATAAGGAAAGATGGATTTAAAACTAATCACAGTGGAGGAATTCTTGGTGGAATTTCAAATGGTGATGATATAAATGTAAAAGTTCATTTTAAAGCAACACCATCTATTTTTATACAACAAGAAACAGTTGATATTAACAATAATGAAGTTGATTGCCAATTAAAAGGAAGACATGATCCTTGTGTAGCAGTTCGGGGAAGTGTTGTTGCTGAATCTATGATGGCTTTAGTTCTTGCAGATATGGTTTTACTAAACATGTCATCTAAAATGGAAAATGTTAAGAAAGTTTACTCTAAATAA
- a CDS encoding SixA phosphatase family protein: MKKLYIVRHAQKEEEQLGQDDYDRQLSPKGIEDSKNMAKFFASKNPFIDLIISSPAKRTKETAEIFAEALEYKKSIMPNDILYRAFVNELIETISYTFDTVNSMLLIGHNPSLTALAITLVEFREEFKMGAIMEIDFDCDSWMDISKENAKLISYETPDK; the protein is encoded by the coding sequence ATGAAAAAACTTTACATTGTAAGACATGCACAAAAAGAAGAAGAACAATTAGGTCAAGATGATTATGATAGACAATTAAGTCCAAAAGGAATTGAAGATTCAAAAAATATGGCAAAATTTTTTGCCTCAAAAAATCCATTTATTGATTTAATCATATCAAGCCCAGCGAAAAGAACAAAAGAAACTGCTGAAATATTTGCAGAAGCTTTAGAATATAAAAAATCTATAATGCCAAATGATATTTTGTATAGAGCATTTGTTAATGAGTTAATTGAAACTATTAGTTATACATTTGATACTGTTAATTCTATGCTTTTAATTGGACATAATCCATCTTTAACAGCATTGGCAATCACTTTAGTAGAATTTAGGGAAGAATTTAAAATGGGTGCAATTATGGAAATAGATTTTGATTGTGATTCATGGATGGATATTTCAAAAGAAAATGCAAAACTAATCTCTTATGAAACACCGGATAAATAG
- the rnc gene encoding ribonuclease III, which yields MSDYSKLEKCLDYQFKNKDLIIEALTHKSYKKPYNNERLEFLGDAVLNLIVGEYLYLKFPKSNEGELSKIRASLVNETGFTRLANEIKLGDFIYISTAEERNKGRTKASILSDAFEAIMGAVYLESGLETLKPIILDLLERSYDKINLDVLFSDYKTALQEITQAKFASIPEYKIEGSYGPDHKKEFEVSIWIDGVNYGSANGKSKKLAQQAVAKIAIKKLKEEEN from the coding sequence ATGAGTGATTATTCAAAATTAGAAAAGTGTTTGGATTATCAGTTTAAAAATAAAGACCTGATAATCGAAGCACTTACACATAAAAGTTACAAGAAACCTTATAACAATGAAAGATTAGAGTTTCTTGGAGATGCTGTTTTAAACTTAATAGTTGGAGAATATTTATATTTAAAATTCCCAAAATCAAATGAAGGTGAATTATCAAAAATAAGAGCATCTTTAGTAAATGAAACGGGATTTACAAGACTTGCAAATGAGATAAAACTTGGTGATTTTATTTACATTTCAACAGCAGAAGAGAGAAATAAAGGTAGAACAAAAGCTTCAATATTATCTGATGCTTTTGAAGCTATTATGGGAGCTGTTTATTTAGAATCTGGATTAGAAACTTTAAAACCAATCATTTTAGATTTATTAGAAAGATCTTATGACAAAATAAATCTTGATGTTTTATTTAGTGATTATAAAACTGCTTTACAAGAAATAACACAAGCAAAATTTGCTTCAATACCAGAATATAAAATCGAGGGTTCATATGGACCTGACCATAAAAAAGAGTTTGAAGTGTCAATTTGGATTGATGGAGTTAATTATGGTAGTGCAAATGGGAAAAGTAAAAAATTAGCACAACAAGCTGTAGCTAAAATAGCAATTAAGAAACTAAAAGAGGAAGAGAACTAA
- a CDS encoding Jag N-terminal domain-containing protein has product MKKFEANCLEKVYELATAEFNCSITELEIEVIQQPSKGFLGFGKKSAIIEVCFKDNCKTYTQESKIFKNKDVKIQEVSERIEYSHQKDERESFSRERKEEINSSVPKVDSKDRIFDKFYHEESLDNEISKIIIKKDKEKIIEEVKEGIHLLFDTTCYSLDEINVEFYDEETLYIEFLGEDSALLIGKEGYRYKALSYILFNWINEKYGLMLRLEVAQFLKNQEEAIYAYLEPIIEIIKEKGTFKTKPLDGILVHIALKKLREEFPDKYVAVKTNVRGDKYVLVNEYRAREI; this is encoded by the coding sequence ATGAAAAAGTTTGAAGCGAATTGTTTAGAAAAGGTCTATGAATTAGCCACTGCGGAGTTTAATTGTTCTATTACAGAGTTAGAAATAGAAGTTATCCAACAACCAAGTAAAGGATTTCTTGGTTTTGGAAAAAAAAGTGCCATTATAGAAGTTTGTTTTAAAGATAATTGTAAAACTTATACTCAAGAAAGTAAAATATTTAAAAATAAAGATGTGAAAATTCAAGAAGTTTCAGAACGAATTGAGTACTCACATCAAAAAGATGAAAGAGAATCTTTTTCAAGAGAGAGAAAAGAAGAAATCAATTCATCTGTTCCAAAAGTTGATTCAAAAGATAGAATTTTTGATAAGTTTTATCATGAAGAATCATTAGATAATGAAATTTCAAAAATAATTATCAAAAAAGATAAAGAAAAAATTATTGAAGAAGTAAAAGAGGGAATTCATTTATTATTTGATACTACATGTTATTCTCTTGATGAAATAAATGTAGAATTTTATGATGAAGAGACTTTATATATCGAATTTTTAGGTGAAGATTCAGCTTTATTAATTGGAAAAGAGGGTTACAGATATAAAGCCTTATCTTATATTTTATTTAATTGGATAAATGAAAAATATGGTTTAATGTTAAGACTTGAAGTCGCACAATTTTTGAAAAATCAAGAAGAAGCAATTTATGCATATCTTGAACCAATAATAGAAATAATTAAAGAAAAAGGTACATTCAAAACTAAACCTTTAGATGGTATTTTAGTTCATATTGCACTTAAAAAATTAAGAGAAGAGTTCCCTGATAAATATGTTGCAGTTAAAACAAATGTTAGAGGTGATAAATATGTACTTGTTAATGAATATAGAGCAAGAGAAATTTAA